tgttttatattctATGTAGGTTATacataatacaaatataatagttatagatTGAGATTTTAGCCTTATTATTTATgcttacatataatataaacttactcttTTGCATGAATATTGATGTTAAGTTATTAGTTTGCTAACTAAATTATATAGCATCATGGTATATCTTGTAATCCATTGAAACCAAACTGTTCGGTTTTCCCGCTATATTGGTCGGTCtcaatttcttaatttctaaAACTGAACCAGCCTGTTTGGTTCACTGGTATGCTcaaaaaccaaccaaacaaaaccCATTTTAGCCCTATAAATAACTGATTTCtgttactaataaataaatacccCTAGCGATTGGCTCAAGTAaagaccttggtcttggtggtctGCTTCCTctaaggtccaaggttcaaatcccaCTGGATGCAAACAATTTAGGGGGCCATCAGTCTGGGAGATTTTCCCCTTAAATTACCTATGGAGCACTTGTGGGAAAATCCTTGCCGAAGGCCTGTGCACCACTAGTATTAGTTGGGACTCTAGTCTCAGACACccaatgccaataaaaaaactaataaataaataaatgattgaTTCTGATTCCCTTTCCTCCCTGTCACTTTTTCTTCTCCCAATTTCCTcctcttttccctctttttatCATTACCCCTGACGGTTTACTTCTTCCTCTTCAGTTTCTTTTCTCTCCCAATTTCCTCTCTTCCCTGtcactttttcttctccccATTTCACACTCccacattttttcttcttaccTAAGATGCagacgtctctctctctatttctccgTGATTTCTACCGACCAAGCCCTACCCAGCCCCAGCATCTCTGTCTTCGTCCCTCTGTGTTCAGTTCCTCTCAGTTCCTAAACCATTTCTGGGTAGACAAGCAGGGAAACTACGCCAGTAACAGTACCTACAAGGCAAACCTTGAAAATCTCCTCTCCTCCCTATCCTCCAACACTAAAATCTACTATGGCTTCTACAATTCCTCTTATGGCGAATATCCTGACCAAGTATATGCAGTTGGACTTTGTAGAGGGGATATTGAGCTTGGCGCCTGTCGAAGttgcctcaaaaactctacataTCTTCTCAAACAGCtgtccaaataaaaaagaagcaaTAGGTTGGTTTGACGAATGCATGTTATGCTACTCAAACTGCAATATATTTGGTCGCATGCAAGATACTCCCGAGTTCTTTTTGTTGAACATCGATAACGCATCAGCCCCGGTAGATCAGTTCAATCAGGACAGGACTTTATTGGATAGCCTGAAAGGTCGAGCTGCATCAGGTGGTTCTCAACGTAAGTTTGCATTAGGAAATGCAACAGAACCAAACTTCAAAATGCTCCATGCACTTGTGCAGTGCACTCCGGATTTGTCTGAGCATGATTGCAGTGAATGCTTATTCGAGGCAATTGGGAAAATTCCGGATTGTTGTGAGGGAAAACTAGGCGAGAGAGTTGTTGGACCTAGCTGTAGTTTAGATTTTGAGATTTACATCTTCTATAATGTCACAGCTAATATTAATGCACCTCCACTGTTGCCGCCGCCATCGCCTCAACCCATGCCACGAGTATCTCTATCTCCCTCCTTCATCTATAACCAATATTACTGCTTCAAAATGTAATCAATTGGGACTAGCACGTCTAATTGTCAATGGGGCTATCCAAGGGACCTTTGATCATGGATGTTccattttttttgaagtattatgaatttggttttttaactttatatttttgttctCTATCTTTCTCTGTCTCCCTCCTTTTTATCTTAAGATGGATTTTTTAACTATATGGATTTAGAGCCAGAACTTCTAATATGAACATTTTCTGGATTTTACAGGAAAGGAGAATAACAAATCTCCAACTGTTATCATTATAGTTGTCCCGGGTTGTAGCTTGTGTGGGACTAATCATCTCCATTTGTGCCTATTAAGAGTGAGGAAGCAAAGGAAGAAACCAGAAAGTGAGTGAAGAAATTGGTTCATTCTGGTTCTTATAGAATTTTAACTGAAGCTGGtttatagtttattttaatgtagttttttcaaaaaaaaaaaaaaagaaaagaaaagattttttaactttaaagtttaaataacattaaattagaacattttatgaaattaataattCTACTAAAATAAGTAAAACATATTACATGCAATCCCTGTGGTTTGGGAAAATTTAACATGAATGATTCATTTTGAAAGGCTCTGTGTTGTTCCAtgaaagaacttttttttttattgcttctaTTTTAACAATGTACCTATAATTGGCATCAATATTGATTTATTCCCAGGTGAGGCTGTGGATGAGATTAGAAGTGCAGTCATTGCAATTTGACTTTGGTGCTATCAAAACTGCAGCAGAAAGCTTTTCTGATGTAAACAAACTTGGACAAGGTGGATTTGGTTTGGTTTACAAGgtgatctatttttattttattttatttttctagaaagGTATACTATTTTAAGCATTATGTTAAATCCAGAATTTGGAACTATGAGTAAATTAAATACgctttatcttaatttatttttcagggCTAGCTTCCTGATGGACAAGTTATGGCTTTGAAAAGACTGTCAACAGATTCTGGACAAGGAGATCTAGAATTTAGGAACGAGGCCCTCTTAGTAGCTATGCTTCAACATCAAATTATAGTTAAGACTCTTAAGACTTTTGCttggaaagaaatgaaaggcttttaatttatgaa
Above is a genomic segment from Juglans microcarpa x Juglans regia isolate MS1-56 chromosome 1D, Jm3101_v1.0, whole genome shotgun sequence containing:
- the LOC121267767 gene encoding cysteine-rich receptor-like protein kinase 29; the encoded protein is MASTIPLMANILTKYMQLDFVEGILSLAPVEVASKTLHIFSNSCPNKKEAIGWFDECMLCYSNCNIFGRMQDTPEFFLLNIDNASAPVDQFNQDRTLLDSLKGRAASGGSQRKFALGNATEPNFKMLHALVQCTPDLSEHDCSECLFEAIGKIPDCCEGKLGERVVGPSCSLDFEIYIFYNVTANINAPPLLPPPSPQPMPRVSLSPSFIYNQYYCFKM